The Lichenihabitans psoromatis genomic interval TATACGGGCCCGCAAATCGGCGGTGCTGTTTGGGGACCGGGTGAAGCTTTCGGCATTCGCAAGTCGGATGGTGACCTCATCGCCATGTTCAACACGGCTTTGACCGACGCCATCAAGGACGGAACCGTGAAGACCCTGAGCCTCAAGTGGTTCAAGATCGACGTGACCCCCTGAGGCAGGCGATCGAGCCGCCGCGCCCGTGAGCGCTTTCACGCAATTCGGCTTTGGGCCGACGGGATGGGGCGGCTTCCTGCTTCTCGGCGCGGGTGTCACGGTTGCCGTGACACTGGCGTCGCTCGCCATCGGCGCGGTGCTCGGCTCGGGTGTCGCAGCCGCCAAGCTGTCGCAGAGCCTGGCTCTGCGCCTCGTCGGCGACGTTTACACGACCGTGTTTCGCGGCGTGCCCGAACTCCTCATCATCTATCTCTTCTACTTCGGCGGATCGTCGGTGTTGTCGGCGATCGGCCGCCTGTTTGGCCATGAGGGTTTCGTCGGCGTGCCGACGTTCTTGGCCGGAGCCTTGGCGGTGGGCATCATCTCCGGCTCCTATCAGGCGGAGGTGTTCCGGGGCGCATTCCAGGCCGTGTCGCGCGGCGAGATCGAGGCGGCGCGCGCGGTCGGTATGAATGGGTTCCTCCGGTTTCGGCGCATCATCGCGCCGCAAGTGTTTCGCTTCGCTCTGCCGGGG includes:
- a CDS encoding ABC transporter permease is translated as MSAFTQFGFGPTGWGGFLLLGAGVTVAVTLASLAIGAVLGSGVAAAKLSQSLALRLVGDVYTTVFRGVPELLIIYLFYFGGSSVLSAIGRLFGHEGFVGVPTFLAGALAVGIISGSYQAEVFRGAFQAVSRGEIEAARAVGMNGFLRFRRIIAPQVFRFALPGLGNVWQLSLKDSALISVTGLAELMRNSQVGAGSTHDYFGFYVAGGALYLLMTAVSNRIFDAAEVRTGKSFRRPVHTA